CGGGGAGCTTCTTGCCGTAGTCCGCAGCGGCGTCCAGGTCTGCATTGACGATGGCGGGATCAAGAGCGGAGACGGCTTTGATGGTGGCGTCCTGATTGGGGAAGGCGTCGGAGCCACCTCCGTTGGGGCCGAAGCCTGTGAGCAGGTCGGGAGCGATGACGATGAAGCCCTGCGCGGCTAACTCGTCGGCCATCTCTTTGGCCCAGTCGCTGAGTCCGAAGATCTCGTGGATGAGAATGACGACGGGGGCCTTGGTCTTGACTTCGGGGTAGACGACGAAGGCCTGAACGGTGCGGTCGCCGTGTTTGAGCGGGACGTATTCGTGATGGCGGGGCGAGGCTTCGAGGCGGGTCTTGGCCCAGTCCTGTGCGTGGACGGCGCCTGTGGTGAGTGGGAGGAGAAGAGCTGCAGCGACGAGCTTGAGAGTGTAAGGCATTGTGAACGTCATGGGGAGGAGTGTAGTACGCGATTGAGTAGACGGACAAGGTGGAGGCTACGATTTTGGCCGGACATTGATGAGATTGATAAAAGCATTGAAGCGGTTGTAGTTGACTGAGAAGACTGCGAGCGAGGCGTGTTCAGAACCGCTTTTTATACACTTTTCAGATGAAAAGATTTCATTTGCGGATTGCTACTTCGGACGATGTAGCTCAGATTCGTAGTCTCATCGTGGCGTCGGTGCGGGGACTTCAAACTACGGATTATTCTCCGGCGCAGAGAGAGGGCGCATTGGCTACGGTGTTTACTGTGGATAGCCAGCTGATCGCGGATGGGACTTACTTTGTAGCCTTCGCTGAAGGCGGTGAGATTGCAGGATGTGGTGGATGGAGCTTTCGCAAGACACTTTATGGCGGGGATCACCAAGTGGAGAAGATCGCGCCGGAGAGATTGGATCCGCGGCAGAATGCGGCGAAGATTCGGGCGATCTTTGTGCATCCTGACTATGCGCGGATGGGCTTGGGTGGCTTGATTCTTGACGCTGCTGAGGAGGCGGCGGTGGCAGCAGGCTTCACGGACTTTGAGATGGGTAGTACGTTGACCGGAGTGTCGCTGTATGCGCGAAAGGGATATCGAGAGGTGGAACGGAGGCAGGTTCCAGTAGGCAGTGGGGAGACGATTGAGGTCGTGCGGATGGTGAAGCGGCGTGGCTTTGAGGTTGGCACGACGCCGTGTAGTCTTCAGGCAGATTGAGTTGGGAGTGAATCGATGATTGAGATGCCGATGATTGCGAAGGGCGCGGACGAACTATACCTGCTGCCGGGAATGACGAATCGACATGGCCTGGTGGCGGGAGCCACGGGTACAGGCAAGACGGTGACGCTGCAGGTGATGGCGGAGGCGTTGAGTTCGATTGGAGTGCCGGTATTTGCGGCAGATGTGAAGGGAGATCTGTCGGGAATCTCGCAGGCGGGAAAGAGTTCGCCGAAGTTCGATGCGCGAGTTGCGGCGATAGGCCTGGGTAAGTGGAGTTTTGCGGGATGTCCCGTGGTGTTCTGGGATGTCTTCGGCAAACAGGGGCATCCGGTGAGAGCTACTGTCAGTGAGATGGGACCGCTGCTGCTGAGCAGGATTCTGAATCTTAATGACACGCAGGCTAGTGTGTTGACTCTCGTATTCAAGATTGCTGACGACAGCGGGCTGCTATTGCTGGATATGAAGGACCTGCAGGCGATGTTGCTGCATGTGGGCGAGGATACGAAGAGCTACCAGACGCAGTATGGAAATATCTCGACTGCGAGTATAGGCGGCATTCAGCGTGGATTGGTGGTGCTGCAGCAGCAGGGAGGAGACTTTTTCTTTGGCGAACCCGCGTTGAACATTGATGATCTGCTGCAGGTCGATTCTAGTGGCAAAGGGGTCGTGAATATTCTGGCGGCGGATCAGTTGCTGCGGTCGCCACAACTTTATGCGACGTTTCTGCTTTGGCTGATGAGTGAGCTGTTTGAGAAGCTGCCGGAGGTTGGAGATCAGGAGAAGCCGAAGCTGGTGTTCTTCTTCGATGAGGCTCATCTTCTGTTCAACGACCTTCCTTCGGTTTTGCAGAATCGCATTGAGCAGGTGGTGCGATTGATTCGGTCGAAGGGGGTTGGGGTGTTCTTTGTGACACAGAATCCTATCGATGTACCGGATACGGTTCTTAGTCAGCTGGGGAATCGTGTACAGCATGCGTTGCGTGCGTTTTCGCCACGAGATCAGAAGGCGGTGAAGGCGGCGGCGCAGACGTTTCGGGCGAATCCGAAGTTGAATGTGGAGGCCGTGATTACGGAGATGGGTGTAGGAGAGGCGCTGGTCTCGTTTCTGGACGAGAAGGGAATTCCCGGGATTGTGGAGCGCGCGATGATTATGCCTCCACATAGTCAGATCGGTCCGATTACTCCGGAACAGAGAGCGGCAATTATTAAGAATTCGGTGGTGGCGGGGGTGTATGAGACGGTGGTGGATCGGGAGTCGGCGTATGAGCGGCTGAAGGGGAAGGCTGTGGCTTCGGGTGGGGCGGCGGGTTCAGCAGGGTCTCCGGCGGGTTCGGGCTCGGGGTGGTTGGGGAGCCTGGAGGCGGCTGGGACTGCGTTGGGCGGGGTGCTGGGGCAGGGGAGTTCGCAGCGGGGGGATACGGTGCTGCAGGCTGCGGTGAAGAGCGCGGCGCGGACGATGGGGAGTACGGTAGGACGGCAGTTGATCCGTGGGGTGCTGGGATCGCTGCTGGGTGGGTCGAAGAGGTAGAGGGCGCTATTTGGCGCAGGAGGAGCAGGTACCGTAGACGAAGAACTCGTGGCTGGCGTACTTGAAGCCGCGAGGGAGCTTCGGCCGGGACTGCATCTCGCAGCCCTCAAGTTCGTGGACGGTGCCGCAGGTGTTGCACTGGAAGTGGTGGTGGTGGGCCTTGCCGGCGACCTCGTAGCGGGTGGAGTGGCCGGGGACGTCAACGGGTGTGAGCCACCTGTCGTCGACCAGGCTGCCGATGTTGCGGTAGACGGTGGCGATGCTGAGGGCATCGACCTCTTTCTGGGCGAGTGCGAGGGCTTCGTCTGGGGACAGCGGACGGTTGGCTTCCACGAAGGCAGCGCGAATGGCATCTTTCTGGCGGGTGTTGCGGGTTTGGATGGTCGATGGCATGAGCACGCTTGGCTAGCGTCTTAATCCTAGCCTGTTGCGAAGATAGTCTCAACTAGGGTTTCAACTGGGGGATGAGGCAGGGAGGACTGAGCGGGCCCACTCGGGCGTGCGGAATGGGCCTGTCCAGTTAGATAACTTTGGGCTAGATAACCTTTAGCAACAGCAGGATGAGGACGATGAGGAGGATGAGACTGATTCCACCGCCTCCGTAGTAGCCGAGGCCAGGTCCCATGCGAAAGCCTCCAAAGCCGAACACCAGGATCAGAATAATCAGAACGATAAGCATCTTTAGTTTTTCTCCGTTCGGCGAAGATTCGCCAGATGGAGATGTGATGCAGATTTTGTTACGAACGTGATAACAAATCTCTTTTGTGCTCCGGCGCAGGCACCCCTCCCCCTCCCCCTCGGGGTATTTTGGGAGGAAGTTATTTCTTTACATTGACTTAGGGGTGGAGTGTGTCTGTAAAATCTTGAAAACAAGAGGGTTGCGCGCAAAATACTTGTTTTGAATTACTTACGGCGAAATGGAGTCTCGAAACTCGCTTGGTGAGAGTCGATATCGCACTCTTACAGGATAACTGTTTGAGGGGAGTGAATACGCCACGCGAAAAGTCGCGTCTGGAGCGGGTTTTCGCGCATATGGGGCTTGACATGCGATTTTTCGGCTGTTTTCGATGGGTCTAATTTTGTCTTGAATGGTCCTGGGTGGTCTGTCCTTTCGTTTGAAAGCGATTGGGTACAGAGGTCATCCTTGGGGTGGGCGAGGGGGTGCGGCAGATGGGGCAGGCCATCAGATGGTCGGCGGCGTGCCGGTTTGCTGCCTGGACGGCTTCCGCGGTGTCCATTTCGCGGGCGATCTCTTCGATTGCTTTAGATTTTGCGGGGAGTTCGCACTGGCGGCGCATGGCTTCGGCAAGGTTTTGGAGGAGCAGTGTCCCCTCGGGGCAGTAATGAGTCGACATCTCGTGCCTCCTTCTTTGGAAAGAGACGTTCGCAAGGGGTACGAGATGAGAGGCGGTTTGGATGGCCTGAAAGTTGTAGAGACGCTACATAAAGTTTGATGTAGGGCTGGTTGACCGTGGTCAGGCCATCTTGTCAGGTTTTGCCCTTCTCGTTTCGGGTTATTTTTCCTTCTCGAGTTCGACGACCATGACCTCCATTGGCTTGTCTCCGGCGTTGATGTCGGAGTGGAGGGTGTTGGGAGCCATGGCAGGGAGCCAGTAGGCTTTGCCTGTCTCCCACACGTGGGTTTCGGATGCGCCGGAGGGCTCGACGATGTTCATGGTACCGCCGGTGAGTGCGATGATGACGCGGGGATGATGGTGGTGGTGCATGGCGAGTGGCTGGTGCGGCGTGACGATCGTCTTCCAGATTTTGACGTCTTCATTTTCAAACTGAGGGAATCTTTGGGTCTTCTGTTCGACTTGCGAGATGAGAACGGTGGTGCTGAGGGCGGCCGCTAAGAAGGCGGCCACGGGGGTGGCGTGCTTCATGGGTGTCTCCTTGTGGCGAGGAGTTTAGCACGCGGTTAGAGGTTTGGGATCTTCCGTTCGCGTGTGGCGTCAGTGCCCAAATCTCAGAAGCGAGGTATGGGCATTGGGCATAACATTGTCGCGTGTGAACGGTCTCACGGTCAGGAATGACGGCCCAGGCAGGTGAAGCGACTTATTCAAGGAGGCTGTGCGATGGCGAATCGAATGATTGGAACGATAGTGTCTGGCGTGGTGTGTGGTGTGGCTCTACTCGGTGCGGCTGGTGTCGGCTGGGGGCAGGGAGCGAAGGCGCTGTATCCGGCGATGGCTCCGATTGAGCAGTACCGCGTGGCTAGTGTGGCGGAGGAGGTTGCGCTGGCGCGCAGTGCGGCGAATGTGGCAGTGAGCGGTGATGCGGAGGTGATGGTGCTCGGCAGCCACGGCTACGAGACGGCGGCGAAAGGGAAGAACGGATTCGTCTGCCTGGTGGAGCGCTCGTGGGCTACCACCTTTGACGATCCACAGTTCTGGAACCCGAAGCTGCGTGCGCCGCACTGCTTCAATGCGGCGGCTGCGCGGTCGGTGATGCCAGCGTATCTGAAGCGGACGGAGTTGGTGCTGTCCGGGATGCCGAAGGATCAGGTGGAGGCACGCATGAAGGAGGCGGTGGCGACGAAGGTCATTGGCGCGCCGGAGCAGGGGGCGATGTGCTACATGATGTCGAAGCAGGGCAATCTGAACGATCATGACGGCCATTGGCGTCCGCATCTGATGTTCTTCCTGCCGACTACGGATGCTGCGAGCTGGGGTGCGAACCTCGACGGGTCACAGGTCTTCGCTGCGCAGGGGAACCCTGAGCCGGTGACGATTTTTATGGTTCCGGTGACGGCGTGGTCGGATGGGACGGTGGGGGAGATGAAGTGATGCCTCTATTTGCGGCCTAGTGGATTTACGTTCCTACCCTTCGCAGAAGATCCTTATTTTTCGCATGAATTTGTGCCGGGCGGGTTGGGAGTAGTGCGGTTCGCGCCGCGCGCGAATGCCTACTCATGCGATGAGACTGCGTGAATAGGGCCCGCAATTCATCTAAGTTGACGCTTCAAATCCTGGCAAAGTTGGTTCATCTGGATTGTCGAGATCCAGCGCCTCTAGAAGTTCTGCTTTGTCTTGGTATTCAAGCCACACAATAAATCCACGATCAACAATATTGAGTCGAAGACCCGTCTGATCATAATCAAGCACAATTGGCTTAATATTTTTCTCGACCTGAAGGGAGGAACAGTACTGTAGTGCTTGTGTCAAATTACCGGGATTCAAAGCCTTGCCTGAGGGGTGGTGTTCTTGAAGGTGTTTCCGTAATTCTGCATACGTGAAGCCTGCCTGAAGTTTTTCAGACTTTGCCGTCAAGACCGGATGTAGAAGCCATCGATACATCCTAAGCTGAGTGTCCTGAAAGCCACCTGCAAAAAGGTTCATGAAGGTGGTATACCGACCACTTTGTTGATCGACGATATTTTTTATCAGTGCTTCAACATTAATTTCTTTGCCAACGACTCTTTGGCTTTCTGCTGTACTTGTCACGTTTGCTTCCAAGCAAGCTAGGCGGCAACCCTCTTGAACAACGTAGACACTGAACTTAGAAAACTTAATGAGACTCGTTGCAAACGCTGGATCAAAAGTAACGTTGAGCATTTTTGCGCCCAGCTAATCACTGAGCCAAGTTCTTCTTCGGTCCAGGTATCAGCATCAACAGATACGACCCTTCCCGTGAGGTCTCCGTTGTAGACAATCAGACGATCATTATCGAGCCAGACGCCAATGATAATAAAGCAGACTTTTGAGGCCTCATGAAAGGCTTTTAGTGCAACAGAAAAGTCTATTTGTGTCGAAACAGGTAAGTAGTGAAAATCATCAAGAACGATGAATTTTTGAAAGTTGGCAGCCTTCAGTGCGGCAATGATGTCATTAACATCACCAGGATCGAGTTCCAAATCGTGGACTTCCACTTCGCTCGTCTCAGTCGATCCTTTCTCTCCCCCCAATTCCGCGCTGATTCCCATGAAACCAGCTTTTAGGCCAGCGTTTATTTTGTTTGTTCCTTCTATGGTTTTCTTCTCGGACTGAACAACTTGAAATCCTGCGCGTTTTAGTATGTTGGAGTGGAGTTCTTGGATATTCCACTTGTTGGAACATTGAACAAGAATGTAATCGTCGTCCTTTAGGCAATGTTTTCTAAGACACGTTTTGCCTTGCTTCGAACTTCCGAAAATGACGACATGTTTGTCGCGAGTCAACGTGCTGACGAACGAATCATCGACTTTTTTCCGCGTTACATAGTTGAGGGGGACATCTCGAGTAACACCATAGACTTCGTCCGTGGTAAAGCTCTTCGTTTGAACCGAGTTGTGATCACCGAACATAAATTGATATTACCTGCCGAATTTTTGTTTGCCTTGCATTTGGCTCATCATGCGTTGTTGGGCTTTGATGCCGCCGCCACCGCCGAGTGACTTGAACATCTTGCGCATCTGGGCGTACTGGCGGAGGAGGTTGTTTACGTCTTGTACGGATGTGCCTGAGCCCTTGGCGATGCGCTTGCGGCGGTTGCCGTTGATGATCTCGTGGTCGAGGCGCTCTTTGTTGGTCATCGAATTAATGATGGATTCGACGCGGGTGAACTGGCCTTCGTCTACGTTTTCGACGGCCTGCTGCATGCCCGCGAAGGGGCCGACGGAGGGGAGCATCTTGAGGATGGACTTCATGGAGCCCATCTTTTTGATCTGACGGAGCTGGTCGCGGAAGTCGTCGAGGGTGAAGCCGTCGCCGGAGAGGGCTTTTTTGGCGAACTGCTCGGCTTTGCCGCGGTCGAGGGTGGATTCGGCGCGCTCGAGGAGGGTGGCGATGTCGCCGTGGCCCATGATGCGGGAGACGATGCGGTCGGGGTGGAAGGGCTCGAAGGCGTCGGGCTTTTCGCCTGTTCCCAGAAATTTTATCGGCGCTCCCGTCACGTGGCGGATGGAGAGGGCAGCGCCTCCTCGTGCGTCGCCGTCCATCTTAGTGAGGATGGCGCCGGTGATGGTGAGGAGATCGTTGAAGGCCTTGGCGGAGTTGACGGCGTCCTGGCCGGTCATGGCGTCGGCGACGAAGAGGATCTCGGAGGGCGAGAGGAGCTTTTTGAGCTGCGCCATCTCGTCCATCAGCGACGCGTCGATCTGGTTGCGGCCGGCGGTGTCGACGATGAGCATGTCGCAGCCGAAGTTGGCGGCGTCGCGTTTGGCCTCTTTGGCGAGGCGGAGGACGTCGGGGGTTCCCAGTGGTCCGTTGTCAGTTGTCAGGCTGCCTTCGTAGAGTTGCGCGCTGATGGAGCGGGCTACGATGGCCAGCTGTTCGCGGGCGGCGGGACGGTAGACGTCGACTGAGACGAGCATGGGGCGGTGGCCGGCTTTTTTAAGCCACTGGGCTAGCTTGCCGCTGGTGGTAGTTTTGCCGGAGCCTTGCAGGCCAGCCATGAGGATGACGCTCGGCGGCTGGGAGGCTTTCTGGAAGCGGGCGGTGTCGCGGCCGAGGAGATTGACTAGCTCGTCGTGAACGATTTTGACGATTTGTTCTGACGGGCTTAGGGCGGTGGCGACTTTTTCGCCGATGGCACGGGTGCGAATGTGCTCGACGAGCTCGTTGACGACGGTGAGGTTGACGTCGGACTCGAGGAGGGCGAGGCGGATCTCGCGGATGGCGTCGGAGATGTTCTCGTCGGAGATGGTGCCCTGGCCGCGGAGGGTCTTGAAGGAACGCTGGAGTTTGTCGCTTAGGTTTTCAAACATGACTGCTACAAGTTTACAGGGAATGGCGGCGATGGCCTACCGGCCGGGTCCGCTGCGCGCGGTGCGGTCACTTCGTGACTTGTATACCCCTTCGGCTAGTGCTTCCGATGGTCGCGATACGGAGTTGCGGCGGAAGATGATTGGGCTTAGTTGAGGATGCCGCCTTTGGCGAAGGTGATGGTGAGGTCGACGAGGTGGGTGTTGGGGTCGGCGACGGCGTTGTAGGTGGCGGAGTAGCCGGCGAGGGACTGGAGGGCGCTGTTGTTGTGGAGGAACCCGGTGAGGTAGGTGGTGTCGTAGAAGTCGCCGGGGTTCATGTGCCAGGCGGAGTCGAACTGCTTCTGCTGCTCGGTGGAGAGGCCGAGGGCTTTGACGCTGTGGATGTGGTACTGCGGGCCGGGGTCGACGATGATGGTGTAGGAGACGTGGTGGCTGAGGTGGTCGAAGGTGGCGGGGGCCTGGACTTTGGCGTCCTGAAAGCCTTTGGCAAAGTAGGCGCCGGCGATGATGGAGAGGCTTTGGCGGAGAGCGGCTTCGGAGGCCATGTCGCCGGGCTTCATCTTGGCTTGCTTGTTGAAGTCGGCGGTGCTGATGACCTCGGAGCCGGGCCAGGTGAGTTGGAAGAGTTGGTAGGGCTGGCCTTCGCTGAGCGTGGCGGTGAAGTCGAGATCGATGACGCTGGGGGTGGCCTGGGGCGGGGTTTGGGAGAGGTTGAGGACGGCCATGTCGAGATAGCCCGCGTCGTGGTAGGCCGAGGTGAGTGCTTTGGTGATGGTGGTGCGGGTGGTGTTGGTGTCGAAGGGCTGATTAGTCTGGTCTTTGATGACGGTGTCGAGCCTGGGCTGCATGGCGGGGGAGGCATGCACGACGGTTAGTTTGTGGACGCGGATCTCAGGCGACTGGATGGCGAAGGCGATGGCGGTTGGGGTGGCTCCGGGTTGAGAGCTGACGGCAAGGGCCACGACGTTGGCGGTGACTCCTTTTTCGGCGACCATCGCTTTGAGGGCGGAGGTGATGTTGTCCTGGAGGTTGCCGGTGGTCGGGACGACTCCGATGTAGAGGGGGACTCGGGCGGTGAGTGCGGAGGTGAGTTCGGAGGGGGACCACCAGACGAAGTTGGTGAAGGTGGCGGGGAGGAGATTTTCTGGCGGCATCGGCTTGAGATCGTAGACCAGGCCGGTGGCGTTGGATTCGAAGCTGATGTCGGAGAAGAGGCCGGTGTCGCTGAGGTGTTGGGCGGCAGCTTGAACGTCTGCCTGTGTGGCGGCTGCGCCTGGTTGCAGGCCGCTGACTTTGAGGAGGTCGGCTTGGGAGAAGGCGGGTGCGCCTGTGAAGGTGATGGGCGGCAGGGTGAAGGTCTGGGCGGGGAGTTGGAGGGTGAGGACGGAGAGGCAGAGAGCGAGGAGAGCGGGCCTGAGGGTGGTAGAGCGCATTTGAATGGAAGATACCCCATGCCGCGATGGGAGAGAAGAGACTTTTTTAGGGACAAGTGCGTCCTGCCAGCGGGCCCACTACGCGTGGGGCGGTCACTTCGTGACTTGTTTACCGCTTCGCTTGGTGCTCCCGTTGTTCGCAGGTTGAAGTCCGTGCCGACCAACGGGAGGAGCTATGCTTTCTCGTTCGCAAAGACGGGTATGCGCGTCACGAAGTGACCGCTCTCCGCGCAGGAGGCCCGTCCGGCAGGACGCTCGCCTTGGCAAGTGACGGGCTTGGTGCGTGGCCAGGTTGGTTCGGGTTGCGAGTCGGCAGGCACGGAGGTTTGGCGGGCGGGATAATCGAGTTCTATGCACGAGATTGGGCAGGCTGGAGGGAACGCGCGGACAGTGCGGGAGTTTGTGGCGTATCTGCGGGTGGAGAAAGGGCTTCGACCGGCCAGTTGTGAGGCATATCAAAGGGATCTGGAGCAGTTTGCGGAGCATGTTGAGGGGCGCGACGGGTTGCTGGTGGGGGCGACCCAGGCGGATGTGAGCGGGTTTATGGAGGGGCTGCGTGGGCACGCGGTGGAGTCGAGGTCGATTGCGCGGAAGCTGAGCTGCCTGCGTGGGTTCTATCGCTGGCTGCTGATGGATAAACGGATTACTCATGATCCGACAGTGAATGTGGAGACTCCTGCGAGCTGGAAGGTGCTGCCGAAGTCGCTGGCCGAGGGCGAGGTGGCGGAGATGCTGGAGCGGACCGGAGTTGCTGCCCGGAGTGACGGTGCGGATGGGCTGGCGCTGCGGGATCATGCGATCTTGGAGCTGCTGTATGCGGGCGGGCTGAGGGTGGGGGAGATATGCGCACTGCGGGTGGAGGATGTGCATCTGGACCAGGCGCGGGCGCAGGTGAGGGGCAAAGGCGATAAGGAGAGGATTGTGCCGCTGGGGCGGTCGGCGGTGGAGGCTTTGGAGAGGTATCTGGTGGTGGGGAGGCCGGGGTTGGTGAGGAGCGGGCTGGAGCGGGGAGGCCATGCGGTGCAGAGGGCGCTGTTTCTTAGTGTGCGGGGAAATGCGCTGACGCGGCAGTGGGTTTGGGAGATGGTGCGGTCGGCTTCGGGGACGGGTAAGGCTAGTCCGCATATGCTGAGGCATAGCTGCGCTACGCACATGGTGGAGCATGGTGCGGATTTGAGGAGTGTGCAGACTTTGCTGGGGCATGCGGATATTGCTACGACGCAGGTTTATACACATGTGGCGTTGGGGCATTTGAAGAAGGTGCATCGGGAGCATCATCCGCGGGGGAAAAGGCGGGTGGTTTAAAGGGTTGGGGTTGAAAGGTTTGGGATGTTGGGGCGAGCGAGGGTCTTCGGGATCCTTCGCTCCGCTCAGGATGACAGCAAAGGCAACCGCAGATCCCCTTCAGGGATGACAACAAGAACGGCAACGGCAAAGACAAAGGCAACGGCAGAGACAAAGGCAACGACAAAGACAAGGCAACGGCAGAGCAAGGCAGAGGCGAAATGCGGGATAAGGCTGGCGGGATTAACGGATTGGCCGAAGGGTTTCTGGCGATGCTCGCGAATGAGCGAGGCGCGTCGGAGCATACGGTGCGGGCTTATGCGCGCGAGGTGCGGAGCTTTGCGGCTTATCTGAATGAGACTTTGGGGAAGGATGCGAAGGTGAGTGCGGTGGAGCATCTGCATATTCGCGGTTACCTGGGGGCGCTGTATGAACGGGGGCTGACCAAGGCGAGTGCGGCGCGGGCGCTGGCGGCGGTGAGGAGCTGGTTCAAATGGCTGGCGAAGGAGGGGCATGTGGCGCAGAATCCGGCGCTGCTGGTGAGTACGCCGAAGTTGCCGAAGCATCTGCCGCGGGTGCCGAGTATGGAAGAGGTGAATCGAGTTTTGAATTCGCTGGATGGTTCGACTGAGAAGAGGGCTGGCGGAGCGGACGGTGTAGCCTCCCACCCTTCGCAAAGTACGCGAAGGATGGGGCACCCGGACGGTGGTGGCGATGCGGAGGAGGGAGATGCTTCGGCGTGGCCAGAGCGGGACCGGGTGATCTTCGAACTGCTGTATGGGTGCGGGATTCGTAACTCGGAGCTGGTGGGTTTAAATATGGGCAGCGTGAAGTGGCGCGATGATGCGGTGCTGGTGCGCGGCAAGGGGCGGAAGGAGCGGCTGGTGCCGCTGGGAGACGAGGCTGCGGTGGCGTTGAGGGCGTATCTGCCGCTGCGGGAGGCGAAGCTGGTGGCGGCGGGCAAGGGCGCGCTGGTGCATGAGGGGCCGTTGATGATGAATCTGCGGATGCGTGGCGATTGCAGGCTGACGACGCGGAGTGTGGGGCGGATTGTGAAGGCGATCGCCCTGAGCCGGGGGCTGGCGGCGGATGTGCATCCGCATACGCTGCGGCATGCGTTTGGAACGCATATGCTGGAGGAGGGTGCGGATCTGCGGGCGATCCAGGAGATGCTGGGGCATGAGCGGCTGTCGACGACGCAGAGGTATACGCAGTTGACGGTGGGTCAGGTGCAGAAGGTATATGACGAGACGCATCCTCGGGCTAAGTGAGAACAGGGCGAAGTGAGATCTCCGCAGATACTTTTGAAGAGCTGGTTTTGTGCTGGATTTTTTTGAAGATGCGGGAGTGTTGGTTTTTGCTGGAGGTTTTGCGTAAAACGGGGTTTTGAACGTGGTTTTTTGATGGTGAGATGGTGGTGGCTTGTGGTGAGTTCGTGGCTGATGGGTGGTGTGATTTGTGGTGGCGAAAAAAGTGACAGCGTTTTGAGATTTATTTTCGTGTCTGGAATTGGCGGTGGTACACAGCGGGTTTCTCCACTGCGTGCGACAACAGGCCGGTGCCCTTCGATGGAAATGACAGATCTTCGGTCGTGCTCTACGGCGATACTGCTCTAGTGGGTGGTGGCGTAGACGTAGAAGTCGGAGAAGGAGGTGTCG
The nucleotide sequence above comes from Tunturibacter empetritectus. Encoded proteins:
- a CDS encoding GNAT family N-acetyltransferase: MRIATSDDVAQIRSLIVASVRGLQTTDYSPAQREGALATVFTVDSQLIADGTYFVAFAEGGEIAGCGGWSFRKTLYGGDHQVEKIAPERLDPRQNAAKIRAIFVHPDYARMGLGGLILDAAEEAAVAAGFTDFEMGSTLTGVSLYARKGYREVERRQVPVGSGETIEVVRMVKRRGFEVGTTPCSLQAD
- a CDS encoding tyrosine-type recombinase/integrase, producing MRDKAGGINGLAEGFLAMLANERGASEHTVRAYAREVRSFAAYLNETLGKDAKVSAVEHLHIRGYLGALYERGLTKASAARALAAVRSWFKWLAKEGHVAQNPALLVSTPKLPKHLPRVPSMEEVNRVLNSLDGSTEKRAGGADGVASHPSQSTRRMGHPDGGGDAEEGDASAWPERDRVIFELLYGCGIRNSELVGLNMGSVKWRDDAVLVRGKGRKERLVPLGDEAAVALRAYLPLREAKLVAAGKGALVHEGPLMMNLRMRGDCRLTTRSVGRIVKAIALSRGLAADVHPHTLRHAFGTHMLEEGADLRAIQEMLGHERLSTTQRYTQLTVGQVQKVYDETHPRAK
- the ffh gene encoding signal recognition particle protein, encoding MFENLSDKLQRSFKTLRGQGTISDENISDAIREIRLALLESDVNLTVVNELVEHIRTRAIGEKVATALSPSEQIVKIVHDELVNLLGRDTARFQKASQPPSVILMAGLQGSGKTTTSGKLAQWLKKAGHRPMLVSVDVYRPAAREQLAIVARSISAQLYEGSLTTDNGPLGTPDVLRLAKEAKRDAANFGCDMLIVDTAGRNQIDASLMDEMAQLKKLLSPSEILFVADAMTGQDAVNSAKAFNDLLTITGAILTKMDGDARGGAALSIRHVTGAPIKFLGTGEKPDAFEPFHPDRIVSRIMGHGDIATLLERAESTLDRGKAEQFAKKALSGDGFTLDDFRDQLRQIKKMGSMKSILKMLPSVGPFAGMQQAVENVDEGQFTRVESIINSMTNKERLDHEIINGNRRKRIAKGSGTSVQDVNNLLRQYAQMRKMFKSLGGGGGIKAQQRMMSQMQGKQKFGR
- a CDS encoding Fur family transcriptional regulator — encoded protein: MPSTIQTRNTRQKDAIRAAFVEANRPLSPDEALALAQKEVDALSIATVYRNIGSLVDDRWLTPVDVPGHSTRYEVAGKAHHHHFQCNTCGTVHELEGCEMQSRPKLPRGFKYASHEFFVYGTCSSCAK
- a CDS encoding site-specific tyrosine recombinase; its protein translation is MHEIGQAGGNARTVREFVAYLRVEKGLRPASCEAYQRDLEQFAEHVEGRDGLLVGATQADVSGFMEGLRGHAVESRSIARKLSCLRGFYRWLLMDKRITHDPTVNVETPASWKVLPKSLAEGEVAEMLERTGVAARSDGADGLALRDHAILELLYAGGLRVGEICALRVEDVHLDQARAQVRGKGDKERIVPLGRSAVEALERYLVVGRPGLVRSGLERGGHAVQRALFLSVRGNALTRQWVWEMVRSASGTGKASPHMLRHSCATHMVEHGADLRSVQTLLGHADIATTQVYTHVALGHLKKVHREHHPRGKRRVV
- a CDS encoding POTRA domain-containing protein; translation: MRSTTLRPALLALCLSVLTLQLPAQTFTLPPITFTGAPAFSQADLLKVSGLQPGAAATQADVQAAAQHLSDTGLFSDISFESNATGLVYDLKPMPPENLLPATFTNFVWWSPSELTSALTARVPLYIGVVPTTGNLQDNITSALKAMVAEKGVTANVVALAVSSQPGATPTAIAFAIQSPEIRVHKLTVVHASPAMQPRLDTVIKDQTNQPFDTNTTRTTITKALTSAYHDAGYLDMAVLNLSQTPPQATPSVIDLDFTATLSEGQPYQLFQLTWPGSEVISTADFNKQAKMKPGDMASEAALRQSLSIIAGAYFAKGFQDAKVQAPATFDHLSHHVSYTIIVDPGPQYHIHSVKALGLSTEQQKQFDSAWHMNPGDFYDTTYLTGFLHNNSALQSLAGYSATYNAVADPNTHLVDLTITFAKGGILN
- a CDS encoding DUF3309 family protein, which codes for MLIVLIILILVFGFGGFRMGPGLGYYGGGGISLILLIVLILLLLKVI
- a CDS encoding helicase HerA-like domain-containing protein; this translates as MIEMPMIAKGADELYLLPGMTNRHGLVAGATGTGKTVTLQVMAEALSSIGVPVFAADVKGDLSGISQAGKSSPKFDARVAAIGLGKWSFAGCPVVFWDVFGKQGHPVRATVSEMGPLLLSRILNLNDTQASVLTLVFKIADDSGLLLLDMKDLQAMLLHVGEDTKSYQTQYGNISTASIGGIQRGLVVLQQQGGDFFFGEPALNIDDLLQVDSSGKGVVNILAADQLLRSPQLYATFLLWLMSELFEKLPEVGDQEKPKLVFFFDEAHLLFNDLPSVLQNRIEQVVRLIRSKGVGVFFVTQNPIDVPDTVLSQLGNRVQHALRAFSPRDQKAVKAAAQTFRANPKLNVEAVITEMGVGEALVSFLDEKGIPGIVERAMIMPPHSQIGPITPEQRAAIIKNSVVAGVYETVVDRESAYERLKGKAVASGGAAGSAGSPAGSGSGWLGSLEAAGTALGGVLGQGSSQRGDTVLQAAVKSAARTMGSTVGRQLIRGVLGSLLGGSKR